The following proteins come from a genomic window of Flavobacterium crocinum:
- a CDS encoding transketolase, translating into MHIVELKRKSIESRKKILKYIYNAKAGHTGGSLSIVDILNVLYNNVMNISPQNFNSKNRDRFIQSKGHCVEALYVVLADKGFFPEEDLLSLCQYKSPYIGHPTKSIPGIEQNTGGLGHGLSICAGAALAAKRDNSEVKVFTILGDGEMAEGSNWEAMMFASHYKLDNLSAILDYNKLQITASNADVMGLEPIDKKLEAFGWAVTHVDGHNLEELSQTLNNLPLESGKPSFIIAHTTKGKGISYMENVLKWHHGVPSEEQYHLAIKELDIQLQELETI; encoded by the coding sequence ATGCATATTGTAGAATTAAAACGAAAATCAATAGAGAGTAGAAAAAAAATTCTCAAATACATCTACAATGCCAAAGCGGGTCATACTGGAGGCAGCCTGTCTATTGTGGATATTCTAAATGTTTTGTACAATAATGTCATGAACATTTCTCCGCAGAATTTTAATTCTAAAAACAGAGATAGGTTTATTCAGAGTAAAGGACATTGTGTTGAAGCTTTGTATGTAGTTTTAGCCGACAAAGGCTTTTTTCCTGAAGAAGATTTGTTATCACTTTGCCAATACAAATCTCCATATATAGGACATCCCACTAAATCTATTCCCGGAATTGAACAAAACACAGGCGGATTAGGACATGGCTTATCGATTTGTGCAGGAGCAGCTTTGGCGGCAAAAAGAGATAATTCAGAAGTAAAAGTCTTTACCATTTTAGGCGATGGCGAAATGGCCGAAGGTTCAAATTGGGAAGCTATGATGTTTGCTTCGCATTACAAATTAGACAATCTTTCTGCAATTCTGGATTACAATAAACTTCAAATTACGGCTTCAAACGCCGATGTCATGGGGTTAGAACCTATAGATAAAAAATTGGAAGCTTTTGGCTGGGCGGTAACTCATGTTGATGGCCATAATTTAGAAGAGCTTTCACAAACACTTAATAATTTACCCCTGGAGAGCGGAAAACCGAGTTTTATCATAGCACATACGACTAAGGGAAAAGGAATCAGCTACATGGAAAATGTTTTGAAATGGCATCATGGTGTTCCCTCAGAAGAACAATATCATTTAGCTATAAAAGAATTAGACATCCAATTACAAGAACTTGAAACTATCTAA
- a CDS encoding DeoR/GlpR family DNA-binding transcription regulator, giving the protein MLANQRREKILDLLKEDGFAKVNNLARLFKVTEVTIRQDLEKLDSEGLILKEHGGASIKNVEDQVRSFSLQRQENLEKKSAIAEKCLEFIDNGDTIILDSGSTTTEIAKKLKGFKQLTVITNALNIALLLGTDPDIEVIMTGGEFKPPTLSLTGQKAADFFKGLNVQKLFLATAGISLKAGLTYPSISDLVVKKAMIEAAEVTYLVADSTKMGKSALASLGALSLIDYIITDDNIEEKHKQVFRDNEIEVIVA; this is encoded by the coding sequence ATGTTAGCCAATCAAAGAAGAGAAAAAATACTAGACCTTTTAAAAGAAGATGGTTTTGCCAAAGTGAACAATTTAGCTCGTTTATTCAAAGTTACAGAAGTAACGATACGTCAAGATCTGGAAAAACTAGATAGCGAAGGATTAATACTCAAAGAACATGGAGGAGCGAGCATAAAAAATGTCGAGGATCAGGTACGTAGTTTTTCTCTACAACGCCAGGAAAATCTTGAAAAAAAATCGGCAATTGCTGAAAAATGTCTTGAATTTATTGATAATGGAGATACTATAATTTTAGATTCCGGATCAACAACAACAGAAATTGCAAAAAAACTAAAAGGATTTAAGCAACTGACCGTAATTACCAATGCACTAAACATCGCATTATTATTAGGAACGGATCCAGATATTGAGGTAATTATGACGGGTGGAGAATTCAAACCTCCCACATTATCCCTGACTGGACAGAAAGCAGCTGACTTTTTTAAGGGATTAAATGTTCAAAAGTTATTTTTAGCCACGGCTGGAATATCATTAAAAGCAGGACTTACTTATCCTAGTATTAGTGATTTAGTTGTAAAAAAAGCAATGATTGAAGCCGCAGAAGTGACATATCTGGTAGCCGATAGTACCAAAATGGGTAAAAGTGCACTAGCCAGTTTAGGAGCCCTGTCTTTAATTGATTACATCATCACAGATGACAATATTGAGGAAAAACACAAACAAGTCTTTAGAGACAACGAAATTGAAGTAATAGTAGCATAA
- a CDS encoding L-fucose/L-arabinose isomerase family protein — translation MTTSTLGVIIGNRDFFPDSLVEKARFEIIEVFNQLNIKPILLDSNDTKLGGVETYKEAQKCAELFKKHQDEIMGVLVLLPNFGDEKGVADTLKLANLNVPVLIQAYPDELTKLNVANRRDSWCGKISVCNNLYQYGIKYSLTSQHVMSPSDPVFQKDLLDFTAVCRVVKGMRNVRIGAIGARPGAFNTVRYSEKILQRNGITVTTADLSEILGKANKLTADDAAVKQHLESINTYVAQGKTPNEAMLQIAKLDVVLKDFMEEHALDATAIQCWTSLQQNYGCNVCTSMSIMSENMLPSACEVDVTGTLSMYAMQLASGSPSALVDWNNNYADDPEKCVLFHCGNWAKSFLPDIQLSTAPILGTTVGVENTYGALDGRTPAMPLTYGRISTDDPKGIIKVYIGEGELTDDTLNTFGNRAVAQIPNLQELMKYICKNGFEHHVVMNASKTAAILEEALGNYMGWEVYKH, via the coding sequence ATGACGACATCAACATTAGGAGTAATAATTGGAAACAGAGATTTTTTTCCGGACAGTTTAGTAGAAAAGGCAAGATTTGAAATTATTGAAGTTTTTAATCAGTTAAATATTAAACCTATTTTATTAGACAGCAATGATACTAAACTTGGTGGCGTCGAGACCTATAAAGAGGCCCAAAAATGCGCTGAATTATTTAAAAAACATCAGGATGAAATTATGGGAGTGCTTGTTTTACTGCCTAATTTCGGGGATGAAAAAGGTGTAGCGGACACCTTAAAACTGGCTAATTTAAACGTTCCGGTGTTGATACAGGCTTACCCTGATGAATTAACCAAACTAAACGTAGCCAACAGACGTGATTCGTGGTGTGGCAAAATTTCAGTCTGTAACAATCTATACCAATACGGTATAAAATACTCTCTGACAAGCCAGCACGTTATGAGTCCGTCTGATCCCGTTTTCCAAAAAGACTTATTAGACTTTACTGCTGTCTGCAGAGTGGTTAAAGGAATGCGAAATGTACGCATTGGTGCTATCGGAGCAAGACCCGGAGCATTTAACACAGTTCGCTATTCTGAGAAGATATTACAAAGAAATGGCATTACGGTAACTACGGCAGATTTATCTGAAATTTTAGGAAAAGCAAACAAACTAACTGCCGATGACGCAGCTGTTAAACAACATTTAGAATCTATAAATACTTATGTTGCACAAGGCAAAACGCCTAACGAAGCCATGCTTCAGATTGCAAAATTAGATGTCGTCCTGAAAGATTTTATGGAAGAGCATGCTTTAGATGCTACTGCTATTCAATGCTGGACTTCACTGCAGCAAAATTATGGCTGCAATGTGTGCACAAGTATGAGTATCATGAGTGAAAATATGCTGCCAAGTGCTTGTGAAGTAGACGTTACTGGAACCTTAAGCATGTATGCCATGCAATTGGCTTCAGGATCGCCAAGTGCACTAGTAGATTGGAATAACAACTACGCCGACGATCCTGAAAAATGTGTTTTATTTCATTGTGGAAATTGGGCAAAATCATTTCTGCCAGACATACAATTAAGCACTGCTCCTATTTTAGGAACTACAGTGGGAGTTGAAAATACATATGGTGCCTTAGATGGGAGAACACCAGCAATGCCACTTACTTATGGAAGAATCAGTACTGATGATCCAAAAGGAATTATTAAAGTTTATATAGGCGAAGGCGAACTTACTGATGACACATTAAACACTTTTGGCAATAGAGCCGTAGCTCAAATACCTAACCTTCAGGAGCTGATGAAATACATTTGTAAAAACGGTTTTGAGCACCATGTAGTAATGAACGCCTCAAAAACAGCCGCAATCCTGGAAGAAGCTCTAGGAAATTATATGGGCTGGGAAGTTTATAAACACTAA
- a CDS encoding SET domain-containing protein-lysine N-methyltransferase: MKYAINKSDPNNIKITANSNIESDEYIGIWVTDKPTSKNSRYLFQKQMSKSWWETDDLGRYCNHSNSPNTNITYQAEKLELKAIRQITKHEEILVDYRKLKELIGFIPNLNFK, translated from the coding sequence ATGAAGTATGCAATCAATAAAAGTGACCCTAACAATATCAAAATAACAGCTAATTCAAACATTGAATCTGATGAGTATATTGGTATTTGGGTCACTGATAAACCAACAAGTAAAAATTCGAGATATCTGTTTCAGAAACAAATGTCTAAATCGTGGTGGGAAACAGATGATTTGGGCAGGTATTGTAATCATTCAAATTCTCCCAATACAAATATTACTTACCAAGCTGAAAAATTAGAATTAAAAGCCATTAGGCAAATCACAAAACATGAGGAAATACTCGTTGATTATCGAAAGCTAAAAGAGTTAATCGGTTTCATTCCTAATTTAAATTTTAAATAA
- a CDS encoding transketolase family protein, with amino-acid sequence MVEIKTINTANLEVFSETLQFLATADKDIIVVTSDSRGSGKLVPFGQKYPEQIVEVGIAEQNLVGVAAGLASMGKKAFAVSPACFLTARALEQIKNDVAYSDNAVKLIGISAGVSYGALGTTHHSLHDYAVLRAINNITIVAPADNYETAEAIKQATEMKSPIYLRFGKKAMPANLNPDKADFKIGKGRIIQEGNDLTLIATGEAVLPCVEAAKLLEKEYNISCKIISLHTIKPLDTELLLTTAENKKPIITVEEHSVNGGLGEAITSLLFQNGCSNKLKIVGLPDDHTVSGSQTEIFNHYGISADGLRNTALNLLGL; translated from the coding sequence ATGGTAGAAATAAAAACAATCAACACTGCTAATCTCGAAGTCTTTTCTGAAACTCTTCAATTCTTAGCCACCGCAGATAAAGACATCATAGTTGTCACAAGTGACTCTCGTGGCTCAGGAAAACTGGTGCCATTTGGTCAAAAATATCCGGAACAAATTGTTGAGGTAGGTATTGCTGAACAAAATTTGGTAGGAGTTGCTGCAGGATTAGCAAGTATGGGGAAAAAAGCATTTGCTGTATCTCCAGCCTGTTTTCTTACGGCACGTGCATTGGAACAAATTAAAAATGACGTTGCCTACTCTGATAATGCTGTAAAATTAATTGGCATTAGTGCAGGAGTAAGTTATGGCGCTTTAGGTACCACGCACCACAGTTTACATGATTACGCAGTGTTGAGAGCTATTAACAATATTACCATTGTAGCACCTGCAGACAATTATGAAACTGCAGAAGCCATCAAACAGGCTACTGAAATGAAAAGCCCTATATATCTGCGTTTTGGAAAAAAAGCCATGCCTGCAAACCTAAATCCCGATAAAGCAGATTTCAAAATAGGTAAAGGGCGCATCATTCAGGAAGGAAATGATTTGACTTTGATTGCCACCGGCGAAGCCGTACTTCCTTGTGTTGAAGCAGCTAAACTTCTGGAAAAAGAATATAATATTAGCTGTAAAATTATAAGTCTTCACACCATTAAACCTTTAGATACAGAATTATTATTGACTACAGCCGAAAATAAGAAACCTATTATTACTGTTGAAGAACATTCTGTAAATGGAGGATTAGGCGAAGCCATTACCTCTTTATTATTTCAAAACGGATGCTCTAACAAACTTAAAATCGTAGGACTGCCAGATGATCATACGGTATCCGGTTCGCAAACTGAAATTTTCAATCATTATGGAATATCTGCTGACGGTCTAAGAAATACTGCTTTAAATCTTCTAGGCTTATGA